One window of Enterobacter sp. RHBSTW-00175 genomic DNA carries:
- the ndk gene encoding nucleoside-diphosphate kinase — MAIERTFSIIKPNAVAKNVIGSIFARFESAGFKIVGTKMLHLSVEQARGFYAEHEGRPFFDGLVEFMTSGPIVVSVLEGENAVQRHRDLLGATNPDNALAGTLRADYADSFTENGTHGSDSVESAAREIAFFFAEGEVCPRTR; from the coding sequence ATGGCTATTGAACGTACTTTTTCCATCATTAAACCAAACGCGGTGGCAAAAAACGTTATTGGCAGCATCTTCGCTCGCTTTGAATCAGCAGGGTTCAAAATTGTAGGCACCAAAATGCTGCACCTGAGCGTTGAACAGGCTCGCGGTTTCTACGCTGAGCACGAAGGTCGTCCATTCTTTGACGGCCTGGTTGAGTTCATGACTTCTGGCCCAATCGTCGTTTCCGTACTGGAAGGTGAAAACGCAGTACAGCGTCACCGCGATCTGCTGGGCGCAACCAACCCGGATAACGCGCTGGCAGGTACTCTGCGCGCTGACTACGCTGACAGCTTCACCGAGAACGGCACCCACGGTTCTGACTCTGTGGAATCTGCTGCACGCGAAATCGCTTTCTTCTTCGCTGAAGGCGAAGTGTGTCCACGTACCCGTTAA
- the ispG gene encoding flavodoxin-dependent (E)-4-hydroxy-3-methylbut-2-enyl-diphosphate synthase gives MHNQAPIQRRKSKRIYVGNVPIGDGAPIAVQSMTNTRTTDVEATVNQIKALERVGADIVRVSVPTMDAAEAFKLIKQQVSVPLVADIHFDYRIALKVAEYGVDCLRINPGNIGNEERIRMVVDCARDKNIPIRIGVNAGSLEKDLQEKYGEPTPQALLESAMRHVDHLDRLNFDQFKVSVKASDVFLAVESYRLLAKQIDQPLHLGITEAGGLRSGSVKSAIGLGLLLSEGIGDTLRVSLAADPVEEIKVGFDILKSLRIRARGINFIACPTCSRQEFDVIGTVNALEQRLEDIITPMDVSIIGCVVNGPGEALVSTLGVTGGNKKSGLYEDGIRKDRLDNSDMIDQLEARIRAKATMMDEAQRISIQQVEK, from the coding sequence ATGCATAACCAGGCTCCGATTCAACGTAGAAAATCGAAACGGATTTACGTTGGGAATGTGCCAATTGGCGATGGGGCTCCTATCGCCGTCCAGTCGATGACCAACACGCGTACCACAGATGTGGAAGCAACGGTCAATCAAATCAAAGCATTAGAACGCGTCGGCGCGGACATTGTCCGCGTTTCCGTGCCAACCATGGATGCCGCCGAGGCCTTCAAACTGATCAAACAACAGGTCAGTGTTCCGCTGGTTGCAGATATTCACTTCGACTACCGTATTGCACTTAAAGTCGCCGAATATGGCGTTGACTGCCTGCGCATCAACCCAGGCAACATCGGTAACGAAGAACGTATCCGCATGGTAGTGGACTGCGCGCGAGACAAAAATATTCCAATCCGTATCGGTGTAAACGCCGGTTCACTGGAAAAAGATCTGCAAGAAAAGTATGGCGAACCGACGCCGCAGGCGCTGCTTGAGTCCGCTATGCGCCATGTGGATCATCTGGATCGTCTTAACTTCGATCAGTTCAAAGTCAGCGTAAAAGCTTCTGATGTGTTCCTGGCGGTGGAATCTTATCGACTGCTGGCAAAGCAGATCGATCAGCCGCTGCACCTGGGGATCACCGAAGCCGGCGGCCTGCGTAGCGGTTCCGTAAAATCGGCGATCGGTCTGGGGCTGCTGCTCTCGGAAGGGATCGGCGACACTCTGCGTGTCTCTCTGGCAGCCGACCCGGTTGAAGAGATCAAAGTCGGTTTCGATATCCTGAAATCACTGCGTATCCGCGCGCGTGGGATCAACTTTATTGCCTGCCCAACCTGTTCGCGTCAGGAGTTTGACGTCATCGGTACAGTGAATGCCCTTGAGCAGCGCCTGGAAGACATTATCACCCCGATGGATGTGTCCATTATCGGTTGTGTGGTGAATGGCCCGGGTGAAGCGCTCGTGTCAACGCTTGGCGTGACCGGTGGTAACAAGAAAAGTGGTCTCTATGAAGATGGCATTCGTAAAGATCGTCTGGATAATAGCGACATGATCGATCAGCTTGAAGCCCGCATTCGCGCCAAAGCCACGATGATGGATGAAGCGCAGCGTATCAGCATTCAGCAGGTTGAAAAATAA
- a CDS encoding YfgM family protein: MEIYENENDQVDAIKRFFAENGKALAVGVILGVGALVGWRFWNGHQADSARGASLAYENTISAIRADQPQTLTAAEKFSAENKNTYGALAALEVAQQFVDKNELDKAAAQLSQGLAAASDENLKAVINMRLARIQVQQKKVDDALKTLDTIKGEGFAAIVADLRGEALLSKGDKEGARKAWQAGVDSKASPALSEMMQMKINNLSV; the protein is encoded by the coding sequence GTGGAAATTTACGAGAACGAAAACGACCAGGTTGACGCGATTAAACGCTTCTTTGCTGAAAATGGCAAAGCACTGGCTGTTGGGGTAATTTTGGGTGTGGGTGCGTTAGTGGGCTGGCGTTTCTGGAACGGTCATCAGGCTGATTCCGCGCGTGGCGCTTCTCTGGCGTATGAAAATACCATCAGCGCTATTCGTGCCGATCAGCCGCAAACGCTGACCGCTGCCGAGAAATTTTCTGCTGAAAACAAAAACACCTACGGTGCGCTGGCCGCGCTGGAAGTCGCGCAGCAGTTTGTTGATAAAAATGAGCTGGATAAAGCAGCAGCACAGCTGTCACAAGGCCTTGCTGCGGCGAGTGATGAAAACCTGAAAGCGGTCATCAACATGCGTCTGGCGCGTATCCAGGTGCAGCAGAAAAAAGTTGATGATGCGCTGAAAACGCTCGATACCATCAAAGGTGAAGGCTTTGCGGCCATTGTTGCCGACCTGCGCGGTGAAGCACTGCTGAGCAAAGGTGACAAAGAGGGCGCGCGTAAAGCGTGGCAAGCTGGCGTAGATAGCAAAGCTTCACCTGCGCTGAGCGAAATGATGCAGATGAAAATAAATAATTTGTCCGTCTGA
- the bamB gene encoding outer membrane protein assembly factor BamB: protein MQLRKLLLPGLLSVTLLSGCSLFSGEEDVVKMSPLPTVENQFTPSTAWSSSVGDGIGEFYSNLHPAFADSVVYAADRKGTVKALNSDDGKEVWSVNLAEKDGWFSRKPALLSGGLTVAGGHVYVGSEKAQVYALNTSDGSIAWQTTVAGESLSRPVVSDGLVLIHTSNGQLQALNEADGLVKWTVNLDMPSLSLRGESAPASAFGAAIVGGDNGRVSAVLMQQGQMIWQQRISQATGSTEIDRLSDVDTTPVIVNGVVYALAYNGNLTALDLRSGQIMWKRELGSVNDFIVDGNRIYMVDQNDRLLALNTEGGVTLWTQSDLLHRLLTAPALYNGSLVVGDSEGYMHWIDPETGRFTAQQKVDSSGFLTEPVVADGKLLIQAKDGTLYAITR, encoded by the coding sequence ATGCAATTGCGTAAATTACTTCTGCCAGGACTGCTTTCTGTTACGTTATTGAGTGGCTGTTCACTGTTCAGTGGCGAAGAAGATGTTGTAAAAATGTCCCCGCTGCCGACTGTTGAAAACCAGTTTACCCCGTCAACCGCGTGGAGCTCTTCCGTCGGTGACGGTATTGGTGAATTTTATTCCAACCTGCACCCGGCATTTGCTGACAGCGTTGTCTATGCGGCTGACCGTAAAGGCACGGTAAAAGCGCTTAATTCCGATGACGGCAAAGAAGTGTGGTCCGTCAACCTGGCGGAAAAAGATGGCTGGTTCTCCCGTAAGCCTGCACTGCTTTCTGGCGGTCTGACGGTTGCCGGTGGCCATGTGTATGTTGGCAGTGAAAAAGCGCAGGTTTACGCGCTGAACACCAGTGATGGCTCAATCGCATGGCAAACTACGGTGGCTGGCGAATCGCTGTCCCGCCCGGTTGTGAGCGATGGCCTGGTTCTGATCCACACCAGCAACGGCCAGTTGCAGGCGCTGAACGAAGCCGACGGTCTGGTGAAATGGACGGTAAACCTGGATATGCCTTCACTGTCTCTGCGCGGTGAATCTGCTCCGGCATCTGCTTTTGGCGCGGCAATTGTTGGCGGCGACAATGGGCGTGTCAGTGCGGTACTGATGCAACAGGGCCAGATGATTTGGCAGCAGCGTATTTCTCAGGCAACCGGTTCGACTGAAATTGATCGCCTGAGCGATGTGGACACAACGCCGGTTATCGTCAATGGCGTGGTTTACGCGCTGGCTTATAATGGTAACCTGACCGCGCTGGACCTGCGCAGCGGCCAGATCATGTGGAAACGTGAGCTGGGCTCTGTGAATGATTTCATCGTTGATGGCAACCGTATTTATATGGTTGATCAGAACGATCGCCTGCTGGCACTGAACACCGAAGGTGGCGTAACGCTGTGGACGCAAAGCGATCTGCTGCACCGTCTGCTGACGGCTCCGGCGCTGTATAACGGCAGCCTGGTTGTCGGTGATAGCGAAGGTTATATGCACTGGATTGACCCAGAAACGGGTCGTTTCACTGCTCAGCAAAAAGTTGACAGCTCTGGCTTCCTGACGGAACCGGTTGTGGCTGATGGCAAACTGCTGATCCAGGCAAAAGACGGCACGCTGTACGCGATCACGCGTTAA
- a CDS encoding bifunctional tRNA (adenosine(37)-C2)-methyltransferase TrmG/ribosomal RNA large subunit methyltransferase RlmN, which translates to MSELVNTSEVAIPAVPNKNGKINLLDLNRQQMREFFKEMGEKPFRADQVMKWMYHYCSDNFDDMTDINKVLRNKLKEVAEIRAPEVVEEQRSADGTIKWAIAVGDQRVETVYIPEDDRATLCVSSQVGCALECKFCSTAQQGFNRNLRVSEIIGQVWRAAKIVGAAKVTGTRPITNVVMMGMGEPLLNLTNVVPAMEIMLDDFGFGLSKRRVTLSTSGVVPALDKLGDMIDVALAISLHAPNDEIRDEIVPINKKYNIETFLAAVRRYLEKSNANQGRVTIEYVMLDHVNDGTEHAHQLAELLKDTPCKINLIPWNPFPGAPYGRSSNSRIDRFSKVLMEYGFTTIVRKTRGDDIDAACGQLAGDVIDRTKRTLRKRMQGEAIAVKAV; encoded by the coding sequence ATGTCTGAACTAGTGAATACCTCCGAAGTCGCCATTCCTGCGGTTCCAAATAAAAATGGAAAAATCAACCTGTTGGATCTGAACCGTCAGCAGATGCGCGAATTCTTTAAAGAGATGGGCGAGAAGCCGTTTCGTGCCGACCAGGTCATGAAATGGATGTACCACTATTGCAGCGACAACTTTGATGACATGACTGACATCAACAAAGTGCTGCGCAACAAGCTTAAAGAAGTGGCCGAAATTCGTGCGCCTGAAGTGGTGGAAGAACAACGCTCTGCCGATGGCACCATCAAATGGGCTATCGCTGTAGGCGATCAGCGCGTTGAAACCGTGTATATCCCGGAAGATGACCGCGCCACGCTATGCGTCTCTTCTCAGGTCGGTTGTGCGCTTGAGTGCAAATTCTGCTCTACGGCTCAGCAAGGCTTTAACCGTAACCTGCGCGTGTCTGAAATTATCGGCCAGGTGTGGCGTGCGGCTAAAATTGTTGGCGCAGCAAAAGTGACGGGCACACGTCCAATCACCAACGTGGTGATGATGGGCATGGGTGAACCCCTGCTGAACCTGACTAACGTCGTACCGGCGATGGAAATCATGCTGGATGATTTCGGTTTTGGTCTGTCTAAACGCCGCGTCACTCTCTCTACGTCAGGTGTTGTACCTGCGCTGGATAAGCTCGGCGACATGATTGACGTTGCGCTGGCAATTTCCCTGCACGCGCCAAACGATGAAATCCGTGACGAAATTGTACCAATCAACAAAAAGTACAATATCGAAACCTTCCTCGCCGCAGTGCGCCGCTATCTGGAAAAATCCAACGCGAACCAGGGCCGTGTAACTATCGAGTACGTCATGCTGGATCACGTTAATGATGGCACCGAACATGCGCATCAGCTGGCTGAGCTGCTGAAAGATACGCCGTGCAAGATTAACCTGATTCCATGGAACCCGTTCCCGGGTGCGCCGTATGGCCGCAGTTCAAACAGCCGTATCGATCGTTTCTCCAAAGTACTGATGGAGTACGGTTTCACCACTATCGTGCGTAAAACGCGTGGTGATGACATTGATGCAGCGTGCGGACAGCTGGCGGGTGATGTGATTGATCGTACGAAACGAACGCTGCGTAAACGTATGCAGGGTGAGGCAATCGCGGTTAAAGCTGTTTGA
- the rodZ gene encoding cytoskeleton protein RodZ, translated as MNTEATHDQHEALSTGVRLRNAREQLGLSQQAVAERLCLKVSTVRDIEEDKAPADLASTFLRGYIRSYAKLVHIPENELLPMIEKQAPVRAAKVAPMQTFSLGKRRKKRDGWLMSFTWLVLFVVIGLTGAWWWQNHKAQQEEITTMADQSSAELNNAGSDNAQNVPLSTDNAATSNDPQTAATDAPATDPAQAQAPAANPAAPAPAPNNTVVAPSQANVDTAATTPAASAPANSAAQPLPTDQAGVANAAANPNALVMNFSADCWLEVTDATGKKLFSGLQRKDGTLNLTGQAPYKLKIGAPSAVQIQYQGKPVDLSRFIRTNQVARLTVNAEQSAAQ; from the coding sequence ATGAATACTGAAGCCACTCACGACCAACATGAAGCACTCTCCACTGGCGTTCGTCTTCGCAACGCCCGTGAACAACTCGGACTCAGCCAGCAAGCTGTTGCAGAACGCTTGTGCCTGAAGGTATCCACGGTTCGCGATATTGAAGAAGATAAGGCACCTGCCGATCTGGCTTCAACATTTCTGCGTGGTTATATCCGCTCTTACGCAAAACTGGTGCATATTCCCGAAAACGAATTACTGCCTATGATCGAGAAGCAGGCGCCGGTGCGTGCAGCAAAAGTTGCGCCGATGCAGACCTTCTCGCTGGGGAAACGTCGTAAAAAACGTGATGGCTGGCTGATGAGCTTTACCTGGCTGGTGCTGTTTGTGGTTATTGGCCTGACGGGCGCATGGTGGTGGCAAAACCACAAAGCGCAGCAGGAAGAGATAACCACTATGGCCGATCAATCTTCCGCCGAGCTGAACAACGCGGGTAGCGATAACGCACAGAACGTGCCGCTGAGCACCGATAACGCGGCAACGTCTAACGACCCGCAAACGGCTGCAACAGATGCACCTGCAACCGATCCGGCGCAGGCACAAGCGCCAGCGGCGAATCCTGCTGCTCCTGCACCAGCACCAAATAATACCGTTGTAGCTCCTTCTCAGGCGAATGTTGATACCGCGGCCACCACGCCAGCGGCATCTGCGCCTGCGAATAGCGCTGCTCAGCCACTGCCAACCGATCAGGCGGGCGTAGCAAATGCTGCGGCCAACCCGAATGCGCTGGTGATGAACTTCTCGGCCGATTGCTGGTTAGAAGTGACTGATGCAACCGGTAAAAAACTTTTCAGCGGCTTACAGCGTAAAGATGGCACGTTAAACCTGACGGGTCAGGCGCCGTATAAGCTCAAGATTGGCGCACCATCTGCGGTACAGATCCAGTACCAGGGTAAACCTGTCGATCTGAGTCGCTTTATCAGAACTAACCAGGTTGCGCGTCTTACCGTTAATGCCGAACAATCAGCAGCACAGTAA
- the hisS gene encoding histidine--tRNA ligase — translation MAKNIQAIRGMNDYLPGETAIWQRIEGTLKQVLGSYGYSEIRLPIVEQTPLFKRAIGEVTDVVEKEMYTFEDRNGDSLTLRPEGTAGCVRAGIEHGLLYNQEQRLWYIGPMFRHERPQKGRYRQFNQLGVEVFGLQGPDIDAELILLTARWWRALGISEHVSLELNSIGSLEARANYRDALVAFLEQHKESLDEDCKRRMYSNPLRVLDSKNPEVQALLNGAPALGDYLDEDSREHFAGLCKLLEAAGIAYTVNQRLVRGLDYYNRTVFEWVTSSLGSQGTVCAGGRYDGLVEQLGGRAAPAVGFAMGLERLVLLVQAVNPEFKADSVVDIYLVASGADTQSAAMQLAERVRDELPGVKLMTNHGGGNFKKQFARADKWGASIALVLGESEVANGEVVVKDLRSGEQTTVTQDGVAAHLRTLTS, via the coding sequence GTGGCAAAAAACATTCAAGCCATCCGCGGCATGAACGATTATCTGCCTGGCGAAACCGCCATCTGGCAGCGCATTGAAGGCACACTGAAACAGGTGCTCGGCAGCTACGGTTACAGCGAAATCCGTTTGCCGATTGTAGAGCAGACCCCGTTATTCAAACGCGCGATCGGTGAAGTGACCGACGTGGTTGAAAAAGAGATGTATACCTTTGAGGACCGCAACGGCGACAGCCTGACACTGCGTCCGGAAGGTACGGCGGGCTGCGTACGCGCCGGCATCGAACATGGTCTCCTGTACAATCAGGAGCAGCGCCTGTGGTACATCGGCCCGATGTTCCGCCACGAACGTCCACAGAAAGGTCGTTACCGCCAGTTCAACCAGCTGGGTGTTGAAGTCTTTGGTCTGCAAGGCCCGGACATCGATGCCGAACTGATTTTGCTGACAGCCCGCTGGTGGCGCGCGCTCGGTATTTCTGAGCATGTTTCTCTGGAGCTGAACTCTATCGGTTCTCTGGAAGCGCGTGCGAACTATCGCGATGCACTGGTTGCGTTCCTGGAACAGCATAAAGAGTCGCTGGACGAAGACTGCAAACGTCGCATGTACAGCAATCCGTTGCGTGTTCTTGATTCCAAAAACCCAGAAGTCCAGGCTCTGTTGAACGGTGCGCCTGCGTTGGGTGATTATCTGGACGAAGATTCTCGCGAGCACTTCGCGGGTCTGTGCAAACTGCTGGAAGCGGCCGGTATTGCTTATACCGTTAACCAGCGTCTGGTGCGCGGTCTGGATTACTACAACCGTACCGTTTTCGAGTGGGTGACGAGCAGCCTCGGCTCACAGGGAACCGTATGTGCAGGCGGTCGTTATGACGGTCTGGTTGAACAGCTTGGTGGCCGTGCGGCACCTGCCGTTGGTTTTGCAATGGGTCTTGAGCGACTTGTTTTGCTGGTTCAGGCAGTTAATCCGGAATTTAAAGCAGATTCCGTTGTCGATATATACCTGGTGGCCTCAGGCGCGGATACGCAGTCTGCGGCAATGCAGCTTGCCGAACGTGTTCGTGACGAACTGCCGGGCGTTAAGCTGATGACCAACCATGGCGGCGGCAACTTCAAAAAACAGTTTGCTCGTGCCGATAAGTGGGGCGCAAGTATTGCACTGGTGCTGGGTGAGTCTGAAGTGGCTAACGGCGAAGTGGTGGTTAAAGACCTGCGCTCTGGTGAGCAAACAACGGTAACGCAGGATGGCGTTGCGGCGCACTTGCGCACTTTGACTTCCTAA